atcatatagctgccatacaaatgttcgatacatttttggaaaaataattataacttggctgtttttcaacatttttgcacaatttttcaGATTTGGCcggtatatattttttctgaattttggtaaaaattttatgaaaatcggactactatatcttatagctggcataggaacgatagggaaagtaaaagaaaaaattataacttcgttgtttttcaacgtattttaatctactttaaaacataagcttctggtattatttcagaattttggtataaattttatgaaaatcggacgactatatcttatagctgccataggaacgatagggaaagtaatagaaaaaattataacttcattgtttttcaacgtattttcatctactttgagatatgagctGTGTTAGCATTTAGTATTTAGCATTTGTTAGCATTTAGTATTTCTACAATTAGCATTTATGTTTCAGTTCCGTTGTTCCAATTAACACAATGTTAATATATAAGAAGGTTAGGATTATAAGAGAAAGAAGATACGGTCACTCTACGATTGTTCGAGAACGCACATTGGCGAAATATAAAaagattattaataaaatcgtGGAAATAGAAGCAATCAACTGAGAATCGACGTTTATAACTTCAGAAGTGGGATAACAACCGTCTTACACAAGCGCCTACACGTGTATTTTGTGCTATCCGAGAAAGATACAACGTTTTTTTCTCATAATTGAATTGGGAGCACCAcgccaactggaaatggataAGTCAAAGATTGTGGAATGGCTAAAGGCCAACGAAATCGAGTTCCCAACAAGCGCAACACTCAGACAACTGCGTAAGCTTGCTTCAAATGCCGGTTGCCAAGATGTTCATGAGGTTCCTGAAACCATATCGGAGGAAGAAGACACCAAAATGGAACTCATGAGCCAGGGGACCGCGAGCGAACATATCGAGCACACAttggaagaagaagaagaagcccTTGACGCCGCAATAAGAGTAGCTGAGAAGAAGAAAATACTCGCCAGATTGATGCAAAATGACAATAAGGTGACTGATGACGTCCAAATTGTAAAGCAGCTCATGGTTCCGTTCTCTGCTACTGAAAACGAAGAAGCACTTCAGTGGATCTTGGATTTTGAAAGAGCTTGCAGAAGTGTAAATGATGACGCAACTTTTCAATTACGTTGTGTTCGTATGCTGATGAAACCAGGGACAGATGCCGACTTGTTTCTGCGTGTCGACCGATCGAATACGTATGGCGATTTTAAGGAAAACTTTGTGAAAACATTTGGCCGCGGCAATTCAACAGCCGATGTAGTATTGTTGTTGAAGGAAACCATTTTTAACCCTGACAAGAACACCGTCATAGGTTACATTCTCAAAATGGAGGAAATTGCGCTGCGTGCTAATATTGATGAAAAACTAACCATACAATTCATCATCGATGGTTTTCGCAATCGTTCAGCCAATATCGCACTGTTGTACTCGGCAACCACAATCGAACAACTAAAGGAAATGTCACAAAAATATGCGTTTCTACGAAAAAATTCCCAAAATGTGTCCTATCGCACAGGAGGCACTATCGCTAGAGGGAGCCGAAACCTGATACGCTGCTTTAATTGTTCGGCACATGGACACTACGCTTCGTCTTGTACTGCGCCGAAGCGCGAGAAAGGATCCTGTTTCCGCTGTGGATCCCTTCAGCATATGTTAAAGGACTGCCAACAGAAGCCAGCAACTACTCCGAGAGTCGTGGGAGCGACCAACAATCAGAGCGGACGAGATGAGCAGCAGAACGAGATGTTTATACCTATTTTCAATCAGGTAGAAGTATATTTTTGCACTGATCGTAGacaacataataataaaaaaacattccTTTCTGCCATGTTCGATACCGGTAGCGCCATTAATTTAATCCAGCGCATAGCTATACCCTACAAAAAGTTTAATGACGTGTTGACCCCAACAGAATATTGTGGTGTAAATGGAGCTCAAATAGAAACATTTGgaaaaatttttgttaaactttattttcaaaacaTTGAAgaagaaattgatttatttgttgtaCCCGACAATTATGTCGCAACTAATGTACTCTTAGGTCGtaagtttttggaaaaatttGGAATAAAGTTGATTTTTAAGGATGAAATTAGAAAAAGAGAAGATATTGTTGCAGTGAATATTGATAGTGACCCAGTGAATATTGATAGTGACCCATTGAATATTGATAGTGACCCAGTGAATATTAATAGTGACCCATTGCATAGATTGAAGATTTTATTGAATGAATTGAATAGTGACAATGAATCAGAGAATAGTTTTGACATTGAAAATGATACAGTAGAATTATATAAGGATATCGGAAGAGACAGTGATGATAGCATAccatttatatatagtattgaCATATTAAGGGATGATGAAAATTTTGACATAGATCCGAAGATAAATGATAAGGACCGTAGTGAactcaataaaataataagattaaattatttggattTAGCCAACATTCCAGCGATCCAACATAATTATGAAATGAGGCTAAGACTTAAATCGGAAGAACCTGTACGTACTGTTCCAAGAAGACTTTCATATGAGGAAAAGAAGGAAGTAGATAGTAAAATTGATGAATTATTGAAGAAAGGATTTATAAGAGAAAGTAATTCGCCTTATAGTTCTGCTATTGTACTTGTTAAGAAAAAATCGGGAGAAAAACGGATGTGTGTGGATTATAGACAACTTATCAAGATAACTATTCGTGATGGATACCCATTACCTCTGATAGATGATTGTTTAGAGAGATTAGAAGGGAACCAATATTTCACacttttagatttaaaaagtGGATACCACCAAGTGAAAGTAGCAGAAAATTCAGTGCAGTACACAGCTTTTGTGACACCCTCCAGTCAATATGAATATACAAGAATGCCTTTCGGACTCATGAATGCACCTGCAGTATTTATaagatttattaattttattctgTAGCCATTGATACGTGAAGGAAATGTAGTAGTTTATATAGATGATATTGCAATAGGTTCGAAGACACTTAGTGATAATTTTATAACTGTAGGAAGAGTATTGAGAATTCTGGCAGAATATAGACTAGAAATTAAGTTGAGCAAATGTCAGTTCGCTTACCAAAGCATTGCATTTTTAGGATACACTCTCAGAGGGAAAGGAATAAGTCCGAATCATGAACATACATCGACGATTAAACATCTTCCGATACCAAAAGATCGCCATGGTATGCAAAAGTGTTTAggattattttcttattttaggCGATTTATTCCGGCATATTCAAAAATAGCAAAACCATTGCAAGACCTAACCAAAGCAGGCTTTAAGTACGAACTTAACgaaaattgcataaaaatcTTTGAGTATCTTCGTGAGAAATTAATATCTTTTCCAATTTTAGCTCTGTATAATCCAAATAGAGAAACAGAATTACATTGTGACGCAAGTAGTGAAGGGTTTGGTGGAATTTTATTACAGAAACAAGACGATAATAAGTTTCATCCAATTGCGTATTTTTCAcaaagacaaaaacaaaacttgaagcaagatataaaagttttaaattagaaaCATTAGCTGTTGTCTATTCATTACGAAAATTCAGAATATATCTAGAAGGAATACCATTTAACATAGTAACAGATTGTAATGCAGTAGTTTTATGTTTAGGAAAGGGACGCCTTAATTCGAATATTGCCAGATGGGCCTTAGAATTAGAACtagaattataattatacTCTTAAGCATCGTAGTGGGAAATATATGACCCATGTTGATACATTGAGTAGATACCCTTCAGCCCTTAATCAAGATTTTGAGTATGAACCAGTAGTAACAATACAAGAATGTGACAACCAAGATAAAATAGTTTCAGTGATTGATAGTGATGACATAAACCTTCAGCTTCAGATAACGCAAAATAGAGATAGTCTTATTGTAAAGTTAAAAGAAAAGTTAGAACAGGGATATGTAAAGAAGTTTGTATTGAGTGATGGAATTGTTTATAGATTAGGTGATAATGATATCGAATTGTTATATGTGCCAGCTGAAATGGAAACCCATGTAATCAGGAGAGTTCACGAAAATTTATGTCATTTAGGTACAGACAAATGTGTAAATGAAATAATGAGACATTATTGGTTTCCGGATATGAAGgttgttggaggggggcggctctaactctgaaatgcactcgataaataataacacgtagacttTACGGGGTtttgcgcgacgtgcgtcggatgtCTTTATTAAATCGTAGGTAAATCGGTACtaactatacaaaagaaactatagctagggagagcggattggaagctctttggactggaagtccggaggaagagggagagaaaaggaaagcgttcgggatcacactgcctcccgaaattgagcgcctttctggcgtgaacattctccccccccccccccccccccccccccccccccccccttgcgaggatacgcagcaaaagtaccaggaagtattagctctggaaagcgtaggataacgctgagcgttcgtcgaCAGGATGTCCACACATTTACGCAcgggatggttctctgcagaacacaaatcgcatcttttggataagtgaacaatccgtgtactaaaggattgtagtactcgcggtgccacgatggattttttcgggttggacggactgaggcgtatcgtaggaggttggatagaatttatagattccagagttctatggcgctcagtaaggaaagaatctaattctagccacgtcggaatttcggttttatttggtaaggactgctcccataatgagagcgtcagctttggaagcttcgtggaactcaaataaaccaatagacaatcccaattatccgtaggaaggccggacagagttagggatgtgaggcaattttgaattgtattttgcagctccttcaaggctgccgaggactcacgttcaatggactgaatgttcaacaatttcttaAGTTGGCTGTtgaccaacgcgcgtttattttcgaaacgctcagataggtttttccatgctgagcggaaaccgtcgttggtcagtggcaAATTTGAAACTATGTAATGAGattcaccactcgtcttggcatttaaatagaacaattTTTCTACAGgagtcagcgtaggattgtcgatatagaccgctgtgaaaaggtcccggaaagtcggccagcgaagataatcgcccgagaaaacttccgtttcgcacggaggaagccgacagccagacggaaaggaattttggggcgcaggaggttggactggagacGATTTGgaggagatcgtatcgatctgttccatgagctgggcggcacaccgtccgtaaataaaataggagtagtcgtattttgccttaagagtaggcaaggtgtcctccgcgccctctaacccaactgaaatcagctctgaacaatcttcgtactctttctcgaccttatcccatagcgctcggacttggtcgagatggatttggcaagagtacttggatggagtgggcgctgctggattgcagactcgggactcgaagtgacttagacggtcacagatcaaagtaaatttgtctaaaattgaaggagccattctggatatttctttataatttttactataaataggtatatattacaaaataatttataggtcgaagttggattgggaatttaggaaccaatcggactcgtaataattattttcgaaataattattatttgtggaaaattgtatttttctcgtatggaatttaaatcgagaatgtttgaattaaatacggaattacgaaaatacggccacactaatgcggatatggaagcacacttggatttctaacttaatcggttagttgaaattttaatataaaataatttaaaattattttatttgtctggtcttatttgattgaccggtgctgtatttcggaaccaatacgtgtgtgtgtatatttgtgcacttgtcgtatgcaagtgcaaaatagcggagataaggagaggcggaaaaaaattgccaaatattggagcgtcgacttgcagacgattatgtatgtatgtacatatgtatattactTAGGTGGAGttcagctcaggatagagcaagggtggaaataaacaaatatatgtacgaattaaataaatttataattgtagtagctgcggacagtaATTGTAGCATGTAGGTATGTAGTACGTTTAGGAATATTCATATATtgggttatatatttatatattatgatTCGGAGTAAAGTGGACTGTGTtagtagtttttctttttgtttttattttttgttataaatctgtggatatatttatgtatactcAGAAGTTGAGGAAGTAGTAGGAGAACAGTGGACTGTAGtggaaatgtaaataaatgcaagcggaacacagcgaacgtaaaggaatttaaaacaattcggaactgaaagtttcactgtggcttaggcattcatttaaacaaacactttcggaattttggaacccgtaggtcttgtatagaaattatttggatataatttctcgggGAACTGTCAATATTGACAGCGATCGTAGTcttatggagtggactgtattgaatatgtatgtaaatgtaaataaatgctagcgggaacacaggtaacgaagaggaattgagaactattggaattaaattctcactgtggctattgcatttatttaaacacacttttggatttcggcacagaaatttcacacaaatgtagaaaatttggaaaccgaattattttgaatttggaattggatgttattatgctgccgtgtGTCGGATCAATCGTACTTAGGATTTAGACcgtaatcatacagagaagttagacgaattgagcttcgcaaaacctaactgtatgaccggcagcaataatgtattAAAACTTATCttgtgcggtgttaaagccaccggagctgctggtggatgaaatccggctcgaaggaccaaatgttggaggggggcggctctaactctgaaatgcactcgataaataataacacgtagacttTACGGGTATCGACTTTACGGTTATCGGTACtaactatacaaaagaaactatagctagggagagcggattggaagttCTTTGGTAAGCTCTTTGGGAGAGAAaaggatcacactgcctcccgaaattgagcgcctttctggcgtgaacaaagGCTAAGATAGAAtcatttattgaaaattgtttaaaatgtattatgtttacagtacCCACACATGCTAATAATAGAACATTGCATAATATACCTAAACGACCAATTCCGTTTGATACATTACATGTGGACCATTTTGGACCACTACCCTCGgttattttaaagaagaaacatttattagttattattGACGGATTCactaaatttgttaaattgttTCCTGTAAACACAACGATTACAAAAGAAGTTAATATTtgcttttcaaaatattttcagtatTACAGTCGACCACGTAGAATTATAAGTGATAGGGGTACATGTTTCACGTCATTGGAGTTTGCGAAATTTTTATTAGAGAACAATATTGAACATGTGAAAGTAGCATCACCTCAAGCGAACGGTCAGGTAGAACGAGTTAATAGAACAGTAAAAGCGATGTTAGCTAAGATAACAGATCCAATTAAACATGAAGACTGGAGTAAGCTCCTTATAAAGGCCGAATATGCCATTAATAATTCCGTGCATTCAACTACGAAAGAATCGCCTTCAGTATTATTATTCGGAGTTCAACAGAGAGGTTGTAATGTTGATGCATTAACAGAATATTTAGATGATAGAATCGATATAGCACAGTCTGATTTAGAAAATGTCCGTAAGAACTCTTTAGATAAAATAGAACAATGTCAGAGAAGAAGTGAGAAATATTATCAGAAAAATCATAAAGATCGCGTAGAATTTACAGAAGGTGATTTTGTTGTAATGAGAAACATTGACACCACAATCGGCacaaataagaaatttgtacCGAAATACAAAGGTCCATATGTCATTaagaaaattttatcaaacgATAGATACGTGTTAACCGACATAGAAAACTGCCAAATTAGTCAAATTCCTTATGAAGGGATAGTAGAGGCATGTCGGTTAAGAAAATGGGCAGATTGGCGTAATCAGTGCGAAAATAACTCCGTACTAGTAAATTAACATATTTGTTGATTAATATtgctattatatatatttgaatttttttttattttaattaccttGTACATTAATCTATACaaattttactatttatttagttaaacAATAACATTAAGTAGCCAAATTTCTAAACATTTCAGTATTGTACATAAAGAAATTCACGATCGAGGACGATCTAATAGTCAGGATGGCCGAGCTGTTAGCATTTAGTATTTAGCATTTGTTAGCATTTAGTATTTCTACAATTAGCATTTATGTTTCAGTTCCGTTGTTCCAATTAACACAATGTTAATATATATGAAGATTAGGATTATAAAAGAAACAAGATACGGTCACTCTACGATTGTTCGAGAACGCACATTGGCGAAATATAAAaagattattaataaaatcgtGGAAATAGAAGCAATCAACTGAGAATCGACGTTTATAGCTGTTAGAATTATTTCAGAATGTTTGTAACAAAtattgaaaatcggacaactatatcatatagctgccatagaagcgatccgtagatgtagagaaaatgtaaagctgtgaatgtataactgtaactgtcaaactgtaaacataataagtaaaggtaaaatgtaatgaaactcttttttgtgtgtgttttcagcattataatttataatataaatatcaaaactaatctgcaagggtatacaaacctcggcgtgccgaagttagcttcctttcttgtttttttcataaattcaCGTTCCGTGTCACCAGTTCCAAATTACGTCCGTCACTAACTGCAATTCCAAATAGtattaataatacattttaaacaagcctttacacacatatacatactacctaaatataaaaaatacacaccCACTATAAAACCTCTGaatccaaaaaatatatatatataattttgttaaataaaaaaaataaataaaataaaaatatataaatatatattttttgttgacgTTGTAAAATAGAGTCTAGCCATCTACACTGGCCTTCTTAagctattttgttgattttttttcacatatgTTTTACGATCTTATTGTGCGTTCCgaaaaaaataaccaaataattcccaaaaattattttacgaATTCCGCCAAATTTATAAGCTTTTTCCAGCTAGTTTTTTGGCGAGTTTTTTTAACGCAAAGGTTCTACCATTGTTTTTGTCGTATTCCTGAACTTAAAGTCGAAGCAGATAATTTCGAATAAGTGGCTAAGAATTTACACCAATTTCGGCGCCTAGTTTGTAGCTATTTTTTGGCTACTTTTCGCTATATTTGATTATCCGTACTCTTTTCGTAGTTCCGTCACTGACAACTCAGTTCCCTTGTTTTCTATCGAGTTTTCATAGATAggtttacgtttttttttttctgttgttttctgtgaattttcgatttttttcctttcactctcttttcttttttgcggGGTGCAGGCTTTCCTTTTCGTGGGGCGTAGCTGAGTATACCCATAGAGGGAGGTAAAAAAGTAATCTCCTACCCGGCCAGGTCGAACCCATCCTTTCTGCGGCCCACTCGAGCCCAGCCAGCACCCGAGTCCGCTAGTCCGAGGATCAGAAGCTCGGTTTCCACTTCCAAAGGGAGAGATCTTGGATCGAGCGCTCCTGAATAGTCATCCCTCAACCGGTGGCAAAAGCTTCTAGCGACTCTTTGCTTGCAAGAAAGCCAGAGTATCCCTCTGTTTCAAAGCCCGAATTCCTGAGGGTGACACGCTCTAGCAACCAAAAAATGGCATCCGCAGAACAGCCAATGGCCGCAACCGTGTCGTTGCGCAAATTATAAGATATAGCCGTCAGCGATCGCGTTAGCCTCTTTGAAGCGACGATTAACACCCCAGCTCAAGCTTCCACTTCCCTACACATGCTACAAGTCCGCCTGCAACAAGTGCGAGCCTTATGGAACAAGGTTGAGAAACACGAATCCTGCTCCGATCTAATTGCCCAAGAAGGATCCCTCGACACGTTGCCTTTGCTGCAATCAAAATATGACTATTGCTACTCGGTGTATGAGTCATGTTCAGCAGAGATCAGTGAGACAATTGACAGTGCAACGCCTCAAGCCATGCAACACCCTCCCAGCCAATTATTCCCTCCGGCTGCCGCTTACCTTCCTGCGATACGGAAGTCTTCGATGGGGACTACCTTCGATGGCCCACTTTCCGGGACCTATTCACGGCAGTATATGTCTACAACCCCAGGCTGACACTGGTCGATAAGCTATTCAATTTTCTCACGAAGACGAGCGGCGAGGCGAAAGCCATAGTCTTTAAATCCCCGCTAACAAATGATGGGTTCGCCTCGGCGTGGGAAGCGCTTCAAGACcgttttcaaaataaatgactTTTAGTCAACAGCCAACTCAAGCTCCTGTTCAACTTGAGTTCAATCTCCCAAGAATCTGGTTATGCGCTAAAAGATTTGCAGTCCACGATTCAGGGGTGTTCGACAGCGCTGGCACATTCCCAAATATCCACTGACAACTGGGATTGTCTGCTAGTCTTCCTGTACGCAAACAAACTGTCGAAAATTACCCGTTCCCTATGGGAACAGTCCCTTACTTCGAAATCCGACATTCCGGCGTGGGAAGACATGAACACCTTCCTAAGCGAAAGGTATCGAACATTGGAGGCATCGAGGATATGAAGCCGACTCAAGCAGTCCCAAAGAAGCTTCAATCTTTCGAAACTAAAGTCAGCACCAAACAGAAAGGGTGTGACTTATGCTCCAAGGAGAATCATCCGATAAGATTGTGCCCGCGCTTTCTCCAGATGTCAGTCGACGCGCGTTTcggatatataaaaaagaagcagCTCTGTCTTAACTGTTTCGCGAGCACGCACAGCTGTTTCACTTGTAGATGGAGGCATCGTACGCTGCTACATCGCACTGCAACTCCTGCAAACTCGAGATCCTCCACGCCCTCTGCACAACCATCCTCAGGACCCTTTAGCAGTAATGCATCGATGAGCAATCCAACGGTGCAAAATCGACTCGGGATCCGAGGCGACTTTTATTTCCGAACGCCTCTTCAATTTGATCAAGGTGCCAATACGCAGCATTCAAACTCAAGTCTCCGGGCTGAATCAATCCGTTTCGGCGAAGTCTACCAGACTATGCCATTTTTAGATTCGATCTCCTACCAAGCCGGGTCTCCAGTTAGACGCCACAGCCTACGTCCTTCCGGCATTGGCGGGCAAATTGCCCTCATATCCAATAGCTCGAGATTCTTTGAAAGACCTGCCCGCTCTACAATGGGCAGACCCCAAATTCTATGAGAGTTCGCAAATTAACGTCCTGATCGTGGCCGACATTTTACCCTCGGTAATGCTGAATGGCACTCGAGTAAATATTTGCGGCTATCTACTAGGCCAAGAGAC
Above is a genomic segment from Drosophila kikkawai strain 14028-0561.14 chromosome 3R, DkikHiC1v2, whole genome shotgun sequence containing:
- the LOC121503264 gene encoding uncharacterized protein, coding for MDKSKIVEWLKANEIEFPTSATLRQLRKLASNAGCQDVHEVPETISEEEDTKMELMSQGTASEHIEHTLEEEEEALDAAIRVAEKKKILARLMQNDNKVTDDVQIVKQLMVPFSATENEEALQWILDFERACRSVNDDATFQLRCVRMLMKPGTDADLFLRVDRSNTYGDFKENFVKTFGRGNSTADVVLLLKETIFNPDKNTVIGYILKMEEIALRANIDEKLTIQFIIDGFRNRSANIALLYSATTIEQLKEMSQKYAFLRKNSQNVSYRTGGTIARGSRNLIRCFNCSAHGHYASSCTAPKREKGSCFRCGSLQHMLKDCQQKPATTPRVVGATNNQSGRDEQQNEMFIPIFNQRH